The following proteins are encoded in a genomic region of Ictalurus punctatus breed USDA103 chromosome 15, Coco_2.0, whole genome shotgun sequence:
- the nr4a1 gene encoding nuclear receptor subfamily 4 group A member 1 isoform X1 produces MTCVQSQHGVQPYESMLYCSELMNPDFTSRLAMDVSEQREQLSTSSLPSITSLVGGYGGEFDTYSCPLATASTCTGATSGQDSFKLDDLQVYGCYPGTFTFSYMDDALSTSGGSNCFGSPVSAPSPSTPGFQSVPSWDGAYGSCSPDAGCWGSEKTPLPQAPSFFTFGPVSAEDMSPLGQLQQHQLPDQDPFSLSHQNHPLRLDHNSRDSSVLVDNQLSPKIKSPTGNEGCCAVCGDNASCQHYGVRTCEGCKGFFKRTVQKNAKYVCLANKDCPVDKRRRNRCQFCRFQKCLAVGMVKEVVRTDNLKGRRGRLPSKPKPVTESASALPSGNIITSLVNAHMESNPAITKLDYSKYQQTVASVSEKEDASDIQQFYDLLTGSMSVIRKWAESIPGFTAFSKEDQDLLFESAFVELFILRLAYRSHPETDKLIFCNGVVLHRMQCVRGFGEWIDSIMEFSQNLHRLNLDVASFSCLATLVIITDRHGLKEPKRVEDIQNHLITCLKDHVATIVSEAARCNYLSRLLGKLPELRTLCTQGFQRIFYLKLEDLVPPPPIVDKIFMDTLPF; encoded by the exons ATGACCTGTGTTCAAAGCCAACATGGAGTCCAGCCTTATGAGAGCATGCTCTACTGCTCAGAGCTTATGAACCCTGACTTCACCTCCAGGTTGGCCATGGACGTGAGCGAACAGCGGGAGCAGCTCTCCACATCCTCTCTGCCGAGCATCACCTCTCTGGTGGGAGGCTACGGGGGAGAATTTGATACCTACTCCTGCCCACTTGCCACTGCATCAACCTGCACCGGTGCCACCTCGGGCCAGGACTCCTTCAAGCTGGACGACCTCCAGGTTTATGGCTGCTACCCCGGCACATTCACCTTCAGCTATATGGACGATGCGCTGTCTACGTCAGGTGGCTCGAACTGTTTTGGCAGCCCCGTCTCGGCTCCTTCACCCTCAACCCCGGGTTTCCAGTCAGTGCCTTCCTGGGATGGGGCGTATGGATCCTGCTCCCCTGACGCAGGCTGCTGGGGTTCAGAGAAGACACCTCTTCCTCAGGCCCCTTCCTTTTTCACTTTTGGACCTGTTTCAGCGGAAGACATGTCTCCTCTAGGGCAGCTGCAGCAGCATCAACTTCCTGATCAAGATCCCTTTTCTCTGAGCCATCAGAACCATCCACTCAGGCTGGATCACAACAGCAGGGACAGTTCAGTCCTGGTGGACAATCAGCTGTCTCCCAAAATCAAGAGTCCAACAGGAAATGAAGGGTGCTGTGCGGTTTGTGGGGACAACGCCTCCTGCCAGCACTATGGAGTGCGCACGTGTGAGGGCTGCAAGGGCTTCTTTAAG cGTACAGTACAGAAAAATGCCAAGTACGTATGCCTAGCTAATAAAGACTGTCCAGTGGACAAACGGCGGCGGAACAGGTGCCAGTTCTGTCGCTTTCAGAAGTGCCTGGCAGTAGGAATGGTGAAAGAAG TTGTAAGAACAGACAACCTAAAGGGCAGAAGGGGTCGTTTGCCTTCTAAGCCAAAACCAGTCACGGAATCAGCATCTGCTTTGCCTTCTGGAAACATCATCACCTCTCTTGTGAATGCTCACATGGAGTCAAACCCAGCCATCACAAAACTGGACTACTCAAAG TATCAGCAGACAGTGGCTAGCGTGTCTGAAAAGGAGGACGCCAGTGACATCCAGCAGTTTTACGACCTGCTGACCGGGTCTATGAGCGTGATCAGAAAGTGGGCAGAAAGCATCCCAGGATTCACTGCCTTCTCTAAGGAGGACCAGGACTTGCTCTTCGAATCAGCCTTTGTCGAGCTCTTCATATTACGACTAGCTTACAG ATCACACCCAGAGACGGACAAACTGATCTTCTGCAACGGCGTGGTTCTTCACCGCATGCAGTGTGTGCGGGGATTTGGCGAGTGGATCGACTCCATCATGGAATTCTCGCAGAATTTGCATCGTCTGAACCTGGACGTGGCGTCGTTCTCCTGTCTCGCCACACTAGTCATTATAACAG ATCGACACGGCCTGAAGGAACCCAAACGGGTTGAGGATATCCAGAACCATCTAATAACATGCCTCAAAGACCACGTTGCGACGATTGTCTCAGAAGCAGCACGCTGCAACTACCTGTCCCGGCTGCTGGGGAAACTGCCCGAACTCAGGACACTGTGTACTCAAGGCTTTCAGCGCATCTTCTACCTTAAACTCGAAGACCTTGTCCCACCTCCTCCGATTGTGGATAAGATCTTCATGGACACGTTGCCTTTCTGA
- the nr4a1 gene encoding nuclear receptor subfamily 4 group A member 1 isoform X2, with product MDVSEQREQLSTSSLPSITSLVGGYGGEFDTYSCPLATASTCTGATSGQDSFKLDDLQVYGCYPGTFTFSYMDDALSTSGGSNCFGSPVSAPSPSTPGFQSVPSWDGAYGSCSPDAGCWGSEKTPLPQAPSFFTFGPVSAEDMSPLGQLQQHQLPDQDPFSLSHQNHPLRLDHNSRDSSVLVDNQLSPKIKSPTGNEGCCAVCGDNASCQHYGVRTCEGCKGFFKRTVQKNAKYVCLANKDCPVDKRRRNRCQFCRFQKCLAVGMVKEVVRTDNLKGRRGRLPSKPKPVTESASALPSGNIITSLVNAHMESNPAITKLDYSKYQQTVASVSEKEDASDIQQFYDLLTGSMSVIRKWAESIPGFTAFSKEDQDLLFESAFVELFILRLAYRSHPETDKLIFCNGVVLHRMQCVRGFGEWIDSIMEFSQNLHRLNLDVASFSCLATLVIITDRHGLKEPKRVEDIQNHLITCLKDHVATIVSEAARCNYLSRLLGKLPELRTLCTQGFQRIFYLKLEDLVPPPPIVDKIFMDTLPF from the exons ATGGACGTGAGCGAACAGCGGGAGCAGCTCTCCACATCCTCTCTGCCGAGCATCACCTCTCTGGTGGGAGGCTACGGGGGAGAATTTGATACCTACTCCTGCCCACTTGCCACTGCATCAACCTGCACCGGTGCCACCTCGGGCCAGGACTCCTTCAAGCTGGACGACCTCCAGGTTTATGGCTGCTACCCCGGCACATTCACCTTCAGCTATATGGACGATGCGCTGTCTACGTCAGGTGGCTCGAACTGTTTTGGCAGCCCCGTCTCGGCTCCTTCACCCTCAACCCCGGGTTTCCAGTCAGTGCCTTCCTGGGATGGGGCGTATGGATCCTGCTCCCCTGACGCAGGCTGCTGGGGTTCAGAGAAGACACCTCTTCCTCAGGCCCCTTCCTTTTTCACTTTTGGACCTGTTTCAGCGGAAGACATGTCTCCTCTAGGGCAGCTGCAGCAGCATCAACTTCCTGATCAAGATCCCTTTTCTCTGAGCCATCAGAACCATCCACTCAGGCTGGATCACAACAGCAGGGACAGTTCAGTCCTGGTGGACAATCAGCTGTCTCCCAAAATCAAGAGTCCAACAGGAAATGAAGGGTGCTGTGCGGTTTGTGGGGACAACGCCTCCTGCCAGCACTATGGAGTGCGCACGTGTGAGGGCTGCAAGGGCTTCTTTAAG cGTACAGTACAGAAAAATGCCAAGTACGTATGCCTAGCTAATAAAGACTGTCCAGTGGACAAACGGCGGCGGAACAGGTGCCAGTTCTGTCGCTTTCAGAAGTGCCTGGCAGTAGGAATGGTGAAAGAAG TTGTAAGAACAGACAACCTAAAGGGCAGAAGGGGTCGTTTGCCTTCTAAGCCAAAACCAGTCACGGAATCAGCATCTGCTTTGCCTTCTGGAAACATCATCACCTCTCTTGTGAATGCTCACATGGAGTCAAACCCAGCCATCACAAAACTGGACTACTCAAAG TATCAGCAGACAGTGGCTAGCGTGTCTGAAAAGGAGGACGCCAGTGACATCCAGCAGTTTTACGACCTGCTGACCGGGTCTATGAGCGTGATCAGAAAGTGGGCAGAAAGCATCCCAGGATTCACTGCCTTCTCTAAGGAGGACCAGGACTTGCTCTTCGAATCAGCCTTTGTCGAGCTCTTCATATTACGACTAGCTTACAG ATCACACCCAGAGACGGACAAACTGATCTTCTGCAACGGCGTGGTTCTTCACCGCATGCAGTGTGTGCGGGGATTTGGCGAGTGGATCGACTCCATCATGGAATTCTCGCAGAATTTGCATCGTCTGAACCTGGACGTGGCGTCGTTCTCCTGTCTCGCCACACTAGTCATTATAACAG ATCGACACGGCCTGAAGGAACCCAAACGGGTTGAGGATATCCAGAACCATCTAATAACATGCCTCAAAGACCACGTTGCGACGATTGTCTCAGAAGCAGCACGCTGCAACTACCTGTCCCGGCTGCTGGGGAAACTGCCCGAACTCAGGACACTGTGTACTCAAGGCTTTCAGCGCATCTTCTACCTTAAACTCGAAGACCTTGTCCCACCTCCTCCGATTGTGGATAAGATCTTCATGGACACGTTGCCTTTCTGA